One window of Desulfarculus baarsii DSM 2075 genomic DNA carries:
- a CDS encoding sigma 54-interacting transcriptional regulator, translating to MDRRQLFRQAAADMLALDLAGRPRARRAGVAEAVRPEDHAGQVAPETAQALRVLARAVVDAVLATPRQGLDAAEAARIIEAAAREHLPTQAGPAQAWRAKLAGRIPTLLDLPRLAELAASGLCLPPLAVVRQTAADVAMVGGRSPEFAELLAKVERLAGIDLPVALEGETGTGKELIARRLHQLSPRRQGPFLAVNCAAVPEALVESELFGHEKGAFTGADKPRLGHMRAAKGGTLFLDEINEASPVFQRKLLRALDQMAVLPLGASRTEALDFRLITASSENLAQAVEDGRFSRPLFYRLQVLWLELPPLRRRLEDLPALIEHFRGQACLAAKCTRRLGPEALAALLAHDWPGNVRQLRNVVMRAVALAPRFEIGLDDLPPDLRPARAPRQAAGLQRRLSQLGGSLAAKAPVLATLLHARRGDFLFNKDLREALDVSDSTAKGLLRELAEAGLVQASGQRGGRRYLVDFSEDKEE from the coding sequence GTGGATCGTCGCCAGCTTTTCCGCCAAGCCGCCGCCGACATGCTGGCCCTGGACTTGGCCGGTCGGCCGCGCGCGCGCCGCGCCGGCGTGGCCGAGGCCGTGCGGCCCGAGGATCACGCCGGCCAAGTCGCGCCCGAGACGGCCCAGGCCCTGCGGGTCTTGGCGCGGGCGGTGGTCGACGCCGTCCTGGCCACGCCGCGCCAGGGCCTGGACGCGGCCGAGGCGGCGCGCATCATCGAGGCGGCGGCGCGCGAACATCTGCCAACCCAGGCCGGGCCGGCCCAGGCCTGGCGGGCCAAGCTGGCCGGTCGCATCCCCACGTTGCTGGACCTGCCGCGCCTGGCCGAGTTGGCCGCCAGTGGCCTGTGCCTGCCGCCCCTGGCCGTGGTGCGCCAGACCGCCGCCGATGTGGCCATGGTCGGCGGCCGCAGCCCGGAGTTCGCCGAGCTTCTGGCCAAGGTCGAGCGCCTGGCCGGCATCGACCTGCCCGTGGCCCTGGAGGGCGAGACCGGCACGGGCAAGGAGCTGATCGCCCGGCGGCTGCATCAGCTTTCGCCGCGCCGCCAGGGGCCGTTCCTGGCCGTCAACTGCGCGGCCGTGCCCGAGGCCTTGGTCGAAAGCGAGCTGTTCGGCCACGAAAAAGGCGCCTTCACCGGCGCGGACAAGCCCCGCCTGGGCCACATGCGCGCGGCCAAGGGCGGCACGCTCTTTCTCGACGAGATCAACGAGGCCTCGCCGGTTTTTCAGCGCAAGCTCCTGCGGGCCCTGGACCAGATGGCCGTCCTGCCCCTGGGGGCCAGCCGGACTGAAGCGCTGGATTTTCGCCTGATCACCGCCTCTTCGGAGAATCTGGCCCAGGCGGTGGAGGATGGCCGTTTCAGCCGGCCGCTGTTTTATCGATTGCAGGTGTTGTGGCTGGAGCTGCCGCCGCTGCGCCGCCGGCTCGAGGACTTGCCGGCGCTGATCGAGCATTTTCGCGGCCAGGCCTGCCTGGCGGCCAAATGCACCCGTCGCCTGGGCCCCGAGGCCCTGGCGGCCCTTTTGGCCCACGATTGGCCGGGCAACGTGCGCCAGTTGCGCAACGTCGTCATGCGGGCCGTGGCCCTGGCCCCGCGCTTCGAGATCGGCCTGGACGACCTGCCGCCCGATCTGCGGCCGGCGCGGGCCCCGCGCCAGGCGGCCGGCCTGCAACGGCGCTTGAGCCAACTGGGCGGCTCGTTGGCGGCCAAGGCCCCGGTGCTGGCCACGCTGCTGCACGCCAGGCGGGGCGACTTTTTGTTCAACAAAGACCTGCGCGAGGCCCTGGATGTCTCCGACTCCACGGCCAAGGGCCTGCTGCGCGAATTGGCCGAGGCCGGCCTGGTCCAGGCCAGCGGCCAGCGTGGCGGTAGGCGCTATCTGGTTGATTTTTCCGAAGATAAAGAGGAGTAA
- the proC gene encoding pyrroline-5-carboxylate reductase: protein MAIEGRLGLVGGGNMGAALLGGLLAKAVIEPGRVVVVEKDAAKAAALGERFGVETRAELAAMGRVNVAILAIKPADVAACAKALGPLVGEGGLVISLAAGVSSQTVAAELPPNLAVVRAMPNTPALIGRGATAICPGRGADAAAMQTAATIFEAAGRVVVVAERQMEAVTGLSGSGPGYVYLIIEALADAGVRLGLDRPTALSLAAATVGGSAEMVMRSGQHPAALKDQVTSPGGTTMAGLAVLERAGLRGLLMDAVAAAAARGAELAGK from the coding sequence ATGGCCATTGAAGGACGTTTGGGCCTGGTGGGCGGCGGCAACATGGGCGCGGCCCTGCTGGGCGGCCTGCTGGCCAAGGCCGTGATCGAGCCCGGCCGGGTGGTGGTCGTGGAAAAGGACGCCGCCAAGGCCGCCGCGCTGGGCGAGCGCTTTGGCGTGGAGACCCGCGCCGAGCTTGCCGCCATGGGCCGGGTGAACGTGGCGATCCTGGCGATCAAGCCGGCCGACGTGGCCGCCTGCGCCAAGGCCCTCGGCCCGCTGGTCGGCGAGGGCGGGTTGGTGATCAGCCTGGCCGCTGGAGTAAGCTCCCAGACCGTGGCGGCGGAGCTGCCGCCAAACCTGGCCGTGGTGCGGGCCATGCCCAACACGCCGGCCCTGATCGGCCGCGGGGCCACGGCCATCTGCCCCGGCCGCGGGGCCGACGCGGCGGCCATGCAAACGGCGGCGACGATTTTTGAAGCGGCGGGCCGGGTGGTGGTGGTGGCCGAACGGCAGATGGAGGCGGTGACCGGTCTTTCGGGCTCGGGGCCGGGCTATGTTTATCTGATCATCGAGGCCCTGGCCGACGCCGGCGTGCGCCTGGGCCTGGATCGACCCACGGCCCTGAGCCTGGCCGCGGCCACGGTGGGCGGCTCGGCCGAGATGGTTATGCGCAGCGGCCAGCATCCGGCGGCGCTGAAGGATCAGGTCACCTCGCCGGGCGGCACGACCATGGCCGGCCTGGCCGTGTTGGAGCGGGCCGGCCTGCGTGGCCTGCTGATGGACGCCGTGGCCGCCGCCGCCGCGCGCGGCGCCGAGCTTGCGGGCAAGTAA
- a CDS encoding ABC transporter permease, producing MTPPPGNHDRESAWGSFWRAIRANRLAMAGLLVVLTLLFVAAAAPLLTPHDPFRIDVDAVLLPPSWSHPFGTDDLGRDVLSRMIMGSRVSLQVGLVSAGIATLLGAALGALAGYYGGWVDGLIMRLTDMMLCFPTFFLILAVIAILDPSIANIMAVIGLTSWMGVARMVRAEFLTLKEREFVLAAKAMGAGDMRIIFRHILPNAMAPVLVAATLGVAGAILTESGLSFLGLGVQPPDPSWGNILGQGKSYIELGWWLSAFPGLAILITVLGYNLLGEGVRDALDPRLRR from the coding sequence ATGACGCCCCCGCCTGGCAACCACGACCGCGAAAGCGCCTGGGGCTCGTTCTGGCGGGCCATCCGGGCCAACCGCCTGGCCATGGCCGGGCTTTTGGTGGTGCTGACGCTGCTTTTCGTGGCGGCGGCCGCGCCGCTGCTGACGCCCCACGACCCCTTTCGCATCGACGTGGACGCCGTGCTGCTGCCGCCCAGTTGGAGCCACCCCTTTGGCACCGACGACCTGGGCCGCGACGTGCTCAGCCGCATGATCATGGGCAGCCGCGTCAGCTTGCAGGTGGGCTTGGTTTCGGCGGGCATCGCCACGCTTTTGGGCGCGGCGCTGGGGGCGCTGGCCGGCTATTATGGCGGCTGGGTGGACGGGCTGATCATGCGCCTGACCGACATGATGCTCTGCTTCCCCACGTTTTTTTTGATCCTGGCCGTCATCGCCATCCTCGACCCGTCCATCGCCAACATCATGGCCGTCATCGGCCTGACCAGTTGGATGGGCGTGGCCCGGATGGTGCGCGCCGAGTTTCTCACGCTCAAGGAGCGCGAGTTTGTCCTGGCGGCCAAAGCCATGGGCGCAGGCGACATGCGCATTATTTTCCGGCACATATTGCCAAACGCCATGGCCCCCGTGCTGGTGGCCGCCACCCTGGGCGTGGCCGGGGCCATCCTCACCGAAAGCGGCCTGAGCTTCCTGGGCCTGGGCGTGCAACCGCCCGATCCATCCTGGGGCAACATCCTGGGCCAGGGCAAGAGCTACATCGAACTGGGCTGGTGGCTGTCGGCCTTTCCGGGACTGGCCATCCTGATCACCGTGCTGGGCTACAACCTGCTGGGCGAGGGCGTGCGCGACGCCCTGGACCCGCGCCTGCGCCGCTGA
- a CDS encoding ABC transporter permease, with product MALFLLKRLLGMIPLLIGITFLSFVVMHLAPGSPTDLASDLNPKLSQIAQQRLIELYGLDKPIAEQYWTWLKRLAVLDFGQSFAPDGRPVLDKIAERLPVTIGINLLSMLFIIVLAVPIGVYSATHRGSLFDQATTVFVFVGFATPTFWLALLCMILFGVNLGWLPISGVESINHDQLDFWGRLADYARHLAMPVILSAFGGLAGMSRYMRGNMLEVIGQDYITTARAKGLAERVVIYRHALRNALMPLVTILGLSLPGLIGGSVIFESIFAIPGLGKLFYDAVMARDYPLVMGGLVIGAALTLVGNLLADLGYALVDPRVRTEK from the coding sequence ATGGCCTTGTTTCTGCTTAAACGCCTCCTGGGCATGATCCCGTTGCTGATCGGCATAACTTTCCTCAGCTTCGTGGTCATGCATCTGGCCCCGGGCTCGCCCACCGATCTGGCCAGCGACCTCAACCCCAAGCTCAGCCAGATCGCCCAACAGCGGCTGATCGAGCTTTACGGCCTGGACAAGCCCATCGCCGAGCAATATTGGACATGGCTCAAGCGCCTGGCCGTACTGGACTTCGGCCAGAGCTTCGCCCCGGACGGTCGGCCCGTGCTCGATAAAATCGCCGAGCGCCTGCCGGTGACGATCGGCATCAATTTGCTCAGCATGCTTTTCATCATCGTCCTGGCTGTGCCCATCGGCGTCTACAGCGCCACCCATCGCGGCTCGCTGTTCGATCAGGCCACCACGGTCTTCGTCTTCGTGGGTTTCGCCACGCCGACGTTCTGGTTGGCGCTGCTGTGCATGATCCTCTTCGGCGTCAACCTGGGTTGGCTGCCCATCAGCGGCGTCGAAAGCATCAACCACGATCAGCTTGATTTTTGGGGCCGCCTGGCCGACTACGCCCGGCATTTGGCCATGCCGGTGATCCTTTCGGCCTTTGGCGGGCTGGCCGGCATGAGCCGCTACATGCGCGGCAACATGCTCGAGGTCATCGGCCAAGACTACATCACCACCGCCCGGGCCAAGGGCCTGGCCGAGCGGGTGGTGATCTATCGCCACGCCCTGCGCAACGCCCTGATGCCCCTGGTGACGATCCTGGGCCTGTCGCTGCCGGGCCTGATCGGCGGCTCGGTGATCTTCGAGTCGATCTTCGCCATCCCCGGCCTGGGCAAACTGTTCTACGACGCGGTCATGGCCCGCGACTACCCCCTGGTCATGGGCGGTCTGGTCATCGGCGCGGCCCTGACCCTGGTGGGCAATCTCTTGGCCGATCTGGGCTACGCCCTGGTCGACCCCCGCGTGAGGACCGAAAAATGA
- a CDS encoding peptide-binding protein, whose product MKRLLLGLAALIALFFLGLNAWSGQTPSYGDRIVIGTIGDATSMIPMITSDSASHEMSAYCYNGLIKYDKDLNIVGDLAQSWDISPDGLTITFHLRRGVKFHDGHEYTSRDALFNYQFMVDPKTPTPYGGDYLKVVKAEAPDPYTFRVSYKEPFAPALASWSLSQMPAHLLEGQDPRTSPLGRAPVGTGPYRFGRWLPGARVELNYFADYFEGRPYLDGLIFRVIPDDSTLFLELMSGGIDWMVLSPLKYQRQTDTPFFQKNFRKYKYLSSSYTYVAYNLKDPRFQDVRVRRALAHAIDVEEIIKGVLLGLGQPATGPYKPGTYWHNPNVRRYPFDPAKARQLLAQAGWRDSDGDGWLDKGGERFEFALLTNQGNKNRENSAVIIQHRLAQIGVKVTPRTIEWAAFINDFINKGRFEAVLLAWTMTPDPDLYDVWHSDQIGKLNFTFYKNAELDKLLEQGRQTFDRAKRKQIYDRAQEILAEDQPYTFLYVPDALPVVQSRFHGIEPAPAGISYNFIRWWVPKNLQRPTMER is encoded by the coding sequence ATGAAACGCCTGCTCTTGGGCCTGGCGGCCCTGATCGCCCTGTTCTTCCTAGGCCTAAACGCCTGGAGCGGCCAGACCCCGTCATACGGCGACCGCATCGTCATCGGGACCATCGGCGACGCCACCAGCATGATCCCCATGATCACCTCCGATTCGGCCAGCCACGAGATGTCGGCCTATTGCTACAACGGCCTGATAAAATACGACAAAGACTTGAATATCGTCGGCGACCTGGCCCAGTCATGGGACATCAGCCCCGACGGCCTGACCATCACCTTCCACCTGCGCCGCGGCGTCAAGTTCCACGACGGCCACGAGTACACCTCCCGCGACGCCCTGTTCAACTATCAGTTCATGGTTGACCCCAAGACGCCCACGCCCTACGGCGGCGATTACCTCAAGGTCGTCAAGGCCGAGGCCCCCGACCCCTACACCTTCCGCGTCAGCTACAAGGAGCCTTTCGCCCCGGCCCTGGCCTCGTGGTCGCTGTCGCAGATGCCGGCCCATCTGCTGGAGGGCCAAGACCCCCGCACCTCGCCCCTGGGCCGCGCCCCGGTGGGCACGGGGCCATATCGCTTCGGCCGCTGGCTGCCCGGCGCGCGGGTCGAGCTGAACTATTTCGCCGACTATTTCGAGGGCCGTCCCTACCTCGACGGCCTGATCTTCCGCGTCATCCCCGACGACTCCACGCTGTTTCTGGAGCTGATGTCGGGCGGGATCGACTGGATGGTCCTTTCGCCGCTGAAGTATCAACGCCAGACCGACACGCCGTTTTTTCAGAAAAACTTCCGCAAATACAAATACCTGTCGTCGTCATACACCTACGTCGCCTATAACCTCAAAGACCCGCGTTTCCAGGACGTTCGCGTGCGCCGCGCCCTGGCCCACGCCATCGATGTCGAAGAGATCATCAAGGGCGTGCTGCTGGGCCTGGGCCAGCCGGCCACCGGGCCCTACAAGCCCGGCACCTATTGGCACAACCCCAACGTGCGGCGCTATCCCTTCGACCCGGCCAAGGCCCGCCAGTTGCTGGCCCAGGCCGGCTGGCGCGACTCCGACGGCGACGGCTGGCTGGACAAGGGCGGAGAGCGCTTCGAGTTTGCCCTGCTGACCAACCAGGGCAACAAAAACCGCGAAAACAGCGCGGTGATCATCCAGCACCGCCTGGCCCAGATCGGCGTCAAGGTCACGCCGCGCACCATTGAGTGGGCGGCCTTCATCAACGATTTCATCAACAAAGGCCGTTTCGAGGCCGTGTTGCTGGCCTGGACCATGACCCCCGACCCCGATCTTTACGACGTCTGGCACTCCGACCAGATCGGCAAGCTAAACTTCACTTTCTACAAAAACGCCGAACTGGACAAGCTCCTGGAACAGGGCCGCCAGACCTTCGACCGCGCCAAGCGCAAGCAAATCTACGACCGCGCCCAGGAAATCCTGGCCGAAGACCAGCCCTACACCTTCCTCTACGTGCCCGACGCCCTGCCCGTGGTGCAGTCGCGCTTCCACGGCATCGAGCCGGCCCCGGCCGGCATCTCCTACAATTTCATCCGCTGGTGGGTGCCCAAGAACCTTCAGCGGCCGACCATGGAGCGCTAG
- a CDS encoding nitroreductase family protein, whose product MDADQLLELIKTRRSVRRFAAEAPEAGQVAMILEAGRWAPSGQNNQPWRFVVVADAQTRGRLAQLTHYGKIIENAPLCIGVFSHKPSQYHQIKDAQAVGACLQNMLLMAHALGLGAVWLGEILKNAEQARQVLGLSDDLELMAVVALGRPAGPAKATERLELSELVAESYPAQP is encoded by the coding sequence TTGGACGCCGACCAGTTGCTGGAGCTGATCAAAACCCGCCGTAGCGTGCGCCGTTTCGCCGCCGAGGCGCCCGAGGCGGGCCAGGTCGCGATGATCCTGGAGGCCGGACGTTGGGCGCCCAGCGGCCAGAACAACCAGCCGTGGCGTTTCGTGGTCGTCGCCGACGCCCAGACGCGCGGCCGGCTGGCCCAGTTAACCCACTATGGCAAGATTATCGAAAACGCGCCGCTGTGCATCGGCGTTTTTTCGCACAAGCCTTCGCAATACCACCAGATCAAGGACGCCCAGGCGGTGGGGGCTTGCCTACAGAACATGCTCTTGATGGCCCACGCCCTGGGCCTGGGCGCGGTCTGGCTGGGCGAGATCCTCAAAAACGCCGAACAGGCGCGCCAAGTCCTCGGGCTTTCGGATGACTTGGAGCTGATGGCCGTGGTGGCCCTGGGCCGACCGGCCGGCCCAGCCAAGGCCACCGAGCGCCTGGAGTTGTCGGAACTGGTGGCGGAGAGTTATCCTGCCCAACCCTAG
- the coaBC gene encoding bifunctional phosphopantothenoylcysteine decarboxylase/phosphopantothenate--cysteine ligase CoaBC, with protein sequence MAEKRRVLLGVSGGIAAYKAAEVASTLTKKGHPVRVLMTKNARQFVGPLTFAALTGFPVSLDEALFDPGQESAIGHIELARWADLIVLAPATANLIAKAALGLADDFLSTTLLASDAPLLIAPAMNPHMFAHPAVGENLARLTARGASVIGPGLGPTACGEEGRGRMAEPAQIVEAALGLLGPRDLAGARVLISAGPTREHLDPVRFLSNPSTGRMGLEVARAALRRGAAVTVVLGPCQLPRPDGARIIDVVSAEQMAQAVLGEAPGHDVIIKSAAVSDYRPLECHAHKVKKGELPEELCRLAGTVDILAELGRRKSGQILVGFAAETQDLLANGREKLRRKNLDLLLANDVSAKDAGFAVSTNRAHLLHADGQVESLPLMSKEDMAHRLLDSVADLWRRGAA encoded by the coding sequence ATGGCGGAAAAACGGCGCGTGCTGTTGGGCGTCAGCGGCGGCATCGCGGCCTACAAGGCGGCCGAGGTGGCCAGCACGCTGACCAAAAAAGGCCACCCCGTGCGGGTGCTGATGACCAAAAACGCCCGCCAATTCGTGGGTCCGCTGACCTTCGCGGCCCTGACCGGCTTTCCGGTGAGCCTGGACGAGGCCTTGTTCGACCCCGGCCAGGAAAGCGCCATCGGCCACATCGAGCTGGCCCGCTGGGCCGACCTGATCGTCCTGGCCCCGGCCACGGCCAACCTCATCGCCAAGGCCGCCCTGGGCCTGGCCGATGATTTTCTCTCGACCACGCTCCTGGCCAGCGACGCGCCCCTGCTCATCGCGCCGGCCATGAACCCCCACATGTTCGCCCATCCGGCGGTGGGTGAAAACCTGGCCCGCTTGACGGCCAGGGGCGCGAGCGTGATCGGTCCGGGCCTTGGCCCCACCGCCTGCGGCGAGGAAGGTCGTGGCCGCATGGCCGAGCCGGCCCAGATCGTCGAGGCGGCCTTGGGCCTGCTGGGCCCCCGCGACCTGGCCGGCGCGCGGGTGCTGATCAGCGCCGGGCCGACCAGGGAGCATCTGGACCCGGTGCGTTTCCTCAGCAACCCCAGCACCGGCCGCATGGGCCTGGAGGTGGCCAGGGCCGCCCTGCGCCGCGGCGCGGCGGTGACGGTGGTCTTGGGGCCGTGCCAACTGCCCCGGCCCGACGGCGCGCGGATCATCGACGTGGTCAGCGCCGAGCAGATGGCCCAGGCCGTGCTGGGCGAGGCCCCAGGCCACGACGTGATCATCAAGTCCGCCGCGGTCAGCGATTATCGGCCACTGGAATGTCACGCCCACAAGGTCAAAAAAGGCGAGCTGCCCGAGGAGCTCTGCCGTCTGGCCGGCACCGTGGACATCCTGGCCGAACTGGGCCGGCGCAAGTCCGGCCAGATCCTGGTCGGGTTCGCCGCCGAGACCCAAGACCTGCTGGCCAACGGCCGCGAAAAGCTCCGGCGCAAAAACCTCGACCTGCTCTTGGCCAACGACGTCTCGGCCAAGGACGCCGGCTTTGCCGTCAGCACCAACCGGGCCCATCTGCTCCACGCCGACGGCCAGGTGGAAAGCCTGCCGCTGATGAGCAAGGAGGACATGGCCCATCGCCTGCTCGACAGCGTGGCCGACCTGTGGCGGCGGGGCGCGGCGTGA
- a CDS encoding uracil-DNA glycosylase, which translates to MSQALGQLAENLRCRRRLGLALTRGSADDLARLLALAGAAPSPVASVAAPPPDLPLELESMALAVGQCKRCPLAHGRNKAVFGQGPDDARLMFIGEAPGAQEDQQGLPFVGPAGRLLDNMLAAVGLRREAVYVTNIVKCRPPNNRDPRPEEVAACRPWLEAQARAVGPKVICTLGRPAALAVLGSDAPISALRGNWHEALGARVLPTFHPAYLLRSPQRKGQAYQDMKALALALKD; encoded by the coding sequence GTGAGCCAGGCCCTGGGCCAGCTTGCCGAGAACTTGCGCTGCCGGCGGCGGTTGGGCCTGGCCTTGACGCGGGGCTCGGCCGACGATCTGGCCCGCCTGCTGGCCTTGGCTGGCGCGGCGCCGTCGCCGGTCGCCTCGGTCGCCGCGCCGCCGCCGGATTTGCCGCTGGAGCTTGAATCCATGGCCCTGGCCGTGGGACAATGTAAAAGGTGCCCCTTGGCCCACGGCCGCAACAAGGCCGTCTTCGGCCAGGGGCCGGACGATGCGCGGCTGATGTTCATCGGCGAAGCGCCCGGGGCGCAAGAGGATCAGCAGGGCCTGCCCTTTGTCGGGCCGGCCGGCCGCCTGCTGGACAACATGCTGGCGGCGGTGGGCCTGCGGCGCGAGGCGGTCTATGTCACCAACATCGTTAAATGCCGCCCGCCCAACAACCGCGATCCCCGGCCCGAGGAGGTCGCGGCCTGCCGGCCCTGGCTGGAGGCTCAGGCTCGGGCCGTGGGGCCCAAGGTCATCTGCACGCTGGGCCGGCCGGCGGCGCTGGCCGTGCTGGGCTCGGACGCGCCGATCAGCGCCTTGCGCGGCAACTGGCATGAGGCCCTGGGCGCGCGGGTGCTGCCCACGTTTCATCCGGCCTATCTGCTACGCTCGCCCCAGCGCAAGGGCCAGGCCTACCAGGATATGAAGGCCCTGGCCTTGGCCCTGAAGGACTGA